In the genome of Pseudanabaena mucicola str. Chao 1806, the window AAAGCTTTTGGGAATGGTGCAAGATCTCAGATAGCTATATGTTCGAGTTACTATCATTAAAGGGCTTTGCTGCTCTTGAGAGTTAAAAACTATTGAGACTTTGAGTAGTACAGAAATATTTTTGGTTTTTAAGTAAGGGACTTGACGAGAAAAAAGGTATCACCGAGTTTGTATGGCTTCGACTTCGCTCAGCCAACGTTGGCTGAGCGAAGTCGAAAGCCGTAGGTACTTTAATTAATCGCAAGTCCCTAAGCGCAAAGCGCTGTAAATGACAATTACCACAAATCCTAGAATGCAAGATATTTATCAACTCAATTTAACTCAAGGCAAAGTTTTTATAGTTGGCGCAGGAATCGGGGGCGCGGAGTTTTTGACGGTTCGTGCTAGGGATTTGATCAGTACCGCTGAAATAATTATTAGTGATGCACTGGTAGATCGTAATTTATTAGATCTTGCGTCGCCACAATGTAATTGCATTATTGCGGGTAAACGAGGCGGTTATGAAAGCATTAAGCAAGCAGAAATTAATCAGATGCTAGTGGAATATTGCTTACAGGGTAAGCAAGTAGTGCGTCTAAAGAGTGGCGATCCTTGGATATTTAGCCGATCGCTACCTGAGATATCAGCATTGCAAGCCGCTAATTGTGAATGGGAAGTAATTGCAGGGATTTCTAGTGCGATCGCAGCTCCGATGTTAGCTGGGATACCACTTACGGAAGTAGAGGCGAGTTCTTGTTTTGCGGTCATGACGGGGCATGATTTAGATCGATTGCCTTGGGATGCGATCGCCCAAATTCCGACGTTGGTAATTTTGATGGGGACAAAGAATCTGGCGGGATTGTTGGCAAAATTACAACAGAGAAAATCTGGGAATGAAAAAATCGCGATCGTGCGGTGGTGTGGACGACCTGAGCAGCAGGTATGGACAGGGACTTTGCAGGATATCCAGTCAAAATTGCCTGAAGGCTCGCTATCGCCATCGGTGATCATTATTGGGGAAGTCGTAAAGTTTCATGAGCTTTTGTCCCATTCTGAAAAGAAATTATTAGAAAATTATGTTTGCCAAGACTTGGAATCAAGTCCCATCAAAAGTACGTTGGCTGAGAGAATTCGATGCCAACGTTGGCTGAGCAAAGTCGAAGCCAGTGTTGATCTAGAAAAGGAAAAATTACCATTGCAGGGCAAACGGATTTTAGTAACTAGGGCAGCGACACAGGCTAGCCAATTTACAGATTTACTCACTAGACAAGGTTTTGAAGTTATCGAGATGCCAACTTTGTCGATCGTACCGCCGACCAGTTGGGAAATGTTGGATCAGGCGATCGCTTCTTTACCTGATTACGACTGGTTGATTTTGACCTCAGCCAATGCCGTTGAGAGTTTTTTCGGGAGATTGCAACAGGTGGGTCAAGATAGCAGGGCTTTACATTCCCTCAAAGTTGCCGTAGTGGGGCGCAAGACCGCCGAAGTGCTTGCTAATTATGGAATTACGCCCGATTTAGTGCCAGATGATTTTATTGCCGATGCTCTGGTTGACGCATTTCTGTCTTGCCATCATGTTTTAGCTGACAAAAAGTTATTATTCCCGCGAGTGCAATCAGGGGGACGCGAAGTTTTAGTTGAGCAGTTGCAACTGCATGGGGCAATTGTTGAGGCAATTCCAGCCTATGAGTCGGGCTGTCCTGAAGCGATCGATCCTGTCGCTTTAGCCGCTATTCAAAGCCAAAAACTTGATGTCATTACCTTTGCTAGCTCCAAGACTGTGCACCATTTTTGTCAATTACTGGATCGAGTAGCTGCCAGAGAAACTTGGCAGGCTTGGATTGCCTCCTCAAAAATTGCTTCTATTGGTCCTCAAACTTCCAAAGCCTGTGATGATTTATTGGGGCGCGTTGATTGTGAGGCTGTGGAATATACCCTAGATGGTTTAGCTGAAGTGATCGCCAAAATCCTTAAGTAAAGGAAGTAAAGGTGGGTACAAAGCACCTGATCTCAGTTGTTAAAGATTATAAAAACAAGCATTATCTGACATTTACTGGCTTTTTTCCATACAATAAATATATAGGCTCTTACGAACACAAAAGAGCCAATTAATTAGCCTAGTGGCGTTTTTTATTGAGGCTGAATTGTATGGAACTTGTTGCTTATCTCCACAGTGAAATGATTTCTGAACGCCTCCAACAAGGCGAATCTATTGATCAAGCTTTAGATTGTCAATTATTAGACTCGATCGCGAAATCGTCTCACCATGCTAAGTCCGTTGTATGTGTTGGACTCGCCGCAAGCGCGATCACTCTAAATGCTATGCCAATCTCTGCCTTTGCCCATACGCCAGAAATTGCCAGTCTGCAAGAATTATTGGCAAGACGAGGATTTAATCCTGGAGAGATCGATGGTGTGATGGGACCTGCGACTAGAGAAGCAATCGTCGCGGCTCAAACATTTTATAAGATTGAAGCTGATAGTATTGTTGGCTCTGAGACTCTCGCCGCGTTGCAGTCGGACACTTACGAATATGAGGCTGTTCAGTCAGTTCCTGCTAATTACAAAACACCAGATGAATACAAGTCCTCAGATGCGGTGAAAAATGTGCAGCAATTGCTGAGTGATCGCGGTTTTTATGGCGGTGAGATCGATGGCATTAAAGGACCCATGACCCAAGAGGCAATTATTCTTGCCCAAAAAACCTATGGCTTAATCCCTGATGGTATCGCAGGTTCTTTGACTGTTGCTGCATTGGAGGCAGATATCAATCCTCTGACAGTGCAGATTGAGGAAACTCAACCAAGTATTAACATTTCCGATAATGCCATCAAACAAGGACAAACTCTATTGAGTAATCTCGGTTTTTATGATGGAGCGATTGATGGTATTCAAGGTTCTCGGACAACGGCTGCCATCAAAAAAGCCCAAGCATTTTATGGCTTGCCTGTAGATGGAGTGCTTGGTTCACAAACCCTAGCAGCATTACAATCTTAAGAAAAAATAAGCCTCGCTTAGCGAGGCTTATTTTTTCTATGGATATCTGTAAATAATAAAAGTGCTGCCATCTTCTACGGTGAATTACTTATGACTACTGTCATTGATTTGAATATTCCCAAAATGGTGATCGCGGTCGGGATGATTGCGATCGCTACTAGTTTCTCGGTCTGGCAAAAATTAGACATTGCCAAGAATCTAATCATCGCTACTTTTCGTAGCATCATTCAATTGATTGTGGTTGGTTTTTTGCTAGATGCCGTATTTGAGATCAAGCAGCCCGTAGTTATTCTCTTCATCATTTTCTTGATGAGCCTGATGGCAGCCCGTGAAGCCAAAAACCGTGTGCGTGAAAAAGTACCTTACGTTCTACCGATTATGTGGATATCGGTGATCGTCAGTACTCTCGCCATCCTTGCATACACCACCTTCTTAGTGATTCAGCCCGATACTTGGTATTCACCGCAATATTTAATTCCTCTCTCAGGCATGATCTTAGGCAATTCGATGAATGGGGCTGCGATCGCTGCCGAGAGATTTACACAGGATTTAGTCAAGCGATCGCGGGACATCGAAACGCATTTATGTTTAGGCGCAACCCCGCAGCAGGCTATTTTTAATTATCAAACCGATGCCATTAGAGCCGCCATGATTCCCACCATTAACGTGATGATGGTCGCAGGGGTCGTCTCTTTACCAGGGATGATGACGGGGCAAATCTTAAGCGGTACTTCGCCACTATTAGCAGTGCGCTATCAGTTAGTAATTCTATTCGCTATTACTACAGCTAATCTCATCACTGCATTAATATTAACGACTCTAGTTACACGCCAATTTTTCACTCCTGCCCAACAATTAAAATTGCCGTAATAAATGGATTAATTAAAAAGCGATCGCCCCAAATCTTCTCGGTTGAGAATTAAATGGAGATCGACTTCTCAAAAAAATCCATTAAATGGTTCGCGGATGAAGTAGAGAGCATCGCGTCCTACAACGTTCATGCCCCCACGATCCCAAGTTCCCCATTTGGTTATATACTTTTTGCCGTTGCGATTCTCAACTACAACTGTAAAGTTATTGCGAAGCTCTCGATAGCAACCTTCTAGATTGGATAGGGTTAAATCTAGTACAGGGATATCGAATTTCGCCATTCCTTTGTTTTCGACAAAGAGACCTTCTGCTCCTCTTTCCATAATTAGAACTGTTGGACTATTCGTAACCTTCAAAATGTTTTCTTTAACATTCTTGCCCTCTTCTCCACGTTGAATCATGATCTGACGAAATTTAACACCAAAATTGATATACAGAGAATTAAGATTATCGTCGTTAAAAATTAGAGGTGTTCCATCCTGTCTCGCTAATATATAGGCAGTGGCAAGATAAGAATCGGTAGCATCGTTGAAGGGATTGATCGCCTGAGCGTTAAGTTCTCGAATTGTGTCGTGATTTCTCCCAAAAGTTACACTACGTTGGTCGTTAATATCAATTGCAGGTAGCGATCGCAAGTCACCACCAAAAGCAAACGCATTCTTCATCGAGTTATAGAGAACAAAATCTTCAACTGCAGCAATCCAATTATAGTCTTCTGCTTTTGTATCACTTAAAAAAAGAAGCGGTGCATTGCACCGCTTCTTTTTTAGGTTTTAGGAGCTAGCAATTTTGCCGCAACAATTCCACCGATAAATCCAAACAAATGTGCTTCCCAAGAAATATAGGATCGCGTTGGTAATAATCCCCAAATTAATCCCCCGTAGGTAATGCCAATTATTAGGGAAATAGCGATCGCCACAAAACTTCGCTCAAAGTAACCCCGAAATAATAGATATCCTAAATATCCAAAAATTATGCCACTTGCCCCAATGTGAACAGAATCAGGTCTGCCAAATACCCATGTTCCAACCCCACCAATTAAGGCGGACATAAAAGATACAAAATAAAAATCTTTAATGTTTCGCAACATTACAAACCACCCTAAAACAATGAAGGGCAATGTATTAGCGGCAACGTGATAAAAGCTTCCGTGTAAAAAAGGAGCAAACAGAATACCGCGCAACCCGATCAAGTAATGAGGCAGAATCCCTAAAGTATTAAGCCTGCTACCAAACAAGAATTTATTAACAATAAATACAGCCCAAAAGACGATGACACAACTTCCTAAAATCTTAAATTGGGTCTTTAGCTCTCCGCTAATTGCTTGCAGCTTTTGCTTCACGATTTTTGCTCCAGACTTAAAGGTATTGATCTTATGGTTAGGATGATCCGCACTTCATGCTGACTATCCTAAACCATGCAATAAGGACAATGCTCAAAAAGTCATCAAATTATTGATTTGAAAGCACCTCCTGCGGTGGTTACTTCCAAATCATATTTAGAATTTCCATATCCCAATTAGTCTTGGTAGTACTACAAAGTAATTTTTTTAGTAATTGTGTTGCGGGCGCTTAGCGCCCGCAACACAATTACATTGCATGACTAACTTACTTTTTAGGCTGCTCAATGATGCGAATATTTACATATTGAACGTTTTTTAGTTTTTCTTTTATCTTTTTCTCCATTTCTTGTTCTTTTTTCTTCTCATGATCGTTTAACCATTGGGAAAGCCACACACATCCAGCAACAAACAAAGTTTCTAACATTTTTTATGTAATTTTTTATATAAATTCATAATAGTGAATACTACAGCTTTCAAATTTTATTAGTCAAGTAAATAATATATACATGAAGTTTTTATAATTTAATATATAAATCAGTATTGCTAAGTCAGGTAAAGATGGGCAGTGCTTCGCGCTACCTATCCTTACCTAACTTAATGACCTGCGAAGCAAGGCTTCAAATGGAGAAAAATAGCAGCAAGTAACG includes:
- the cobA gene encoding uroporphyrinogen-III C-methyltransferase, which encodes MTITTNPRMQDIYQLNLTQGKVFIVGAGIGGAEFLTVRARDLISTAEIIISDALVDRNLLDLASPQCNCIIAGKRGGYESIKQAEINQMLVEYCLQGKQVVRLKSGDPWIFSRSLPEISALQAANCEWEVIAGISSAIAAPMLAGIPLTEVEASSCFAVMTGHDLDRLPWDAIAQIPTLVILMGTKNLAGLLAKLQQRKSGNEKIAIVRWCGRPEQQVWTGTLQDIQSKLPEGSLSPSVIIIGEVVKFHELLSHSEKKLLENYVCQDLESSPIKSTLAERIRCQRWLSKVEASVDLEKEKLPLQGKRILVTRAATQASQFTDLLTRQGFEVIEMPTLSIVPPTSWEMLDQAIASLPDYDWLILTSANAVESFFGRLQQVGQDSRALHSLKVAVVGRKTAEVLANYGITPDLVPDDFIADALVDAFLSCHHVLADKKLLFPRVQSGGREVLVEQLQLHGAIVEAIPAYESGCPEAIDPVALAAIQSQKLDVITFASSKTVHHFCQLLDRVAARETWQAWIASSKIASIGPQTSKACDDLLGRVDCEAVEYTLDGLAEVIAKILK
- a CDS encoding peptidoglycan-binding domain-containing protein, whose amino-acid sequence is MELVAYLHSEMISERLQQGESIDQALDCQLLDSIAKSSHHAKSVVCVGLAASAITLNAMPISAFAHTPEIASLQELLARRGFNPGEIDGVMGPATREAIVAAQTFYKIEADSIVGSETLAALQSDTYEYEAVQSVPANYKTPDEYKSSDAVKNVQQLLSDRGFYGGEIDGIKGPMTQEAIILAQKTYGLIPDGIAGSLTVAALEADINPLTVQIEETQPSINISDNAIKQGQTLLSNLGFYDGAIDGIQGSRTTAAIKKAQAFYGLPVDGVLGSQTLAALQS
- a CDS encoding ABC transporter permease encodes the protein MTTVIDLNIPKMVIAVGMIAIATSFSVWQKLDIAKNLIIATFRSIIQLIVVGFLLDAVFEIKQPVVILFIIFLMSLMAAREAKNRVREKVPYVLPIMWISVIVSTLAILAYTTFLVIQPDTWYSPQYLIPLSGMILGNSMNGAAIAAERFTQDLVKRSRDIETHLCLGATPQQAIFNYQTDAIRAAMIPTINVMMVAGVVSLPGMMTGQILSGTSPLLAVRYQLVILFAITTANLITALILTTLVTRQFFTPAQQLKLP
- a CDS encoding rhomboid family intramembrane serine protease is translated as MKQKLQAISGELKTQFKILGSCVIVFWAVFIVNKFLFGSRLNTLGILPHYLIGLRGILFAPFLHGSFYHVAANTLPFIVLGWFVMLRNIKDFYFVSFMSALIGGVGTWVFGRPDSVHIGASGIIFGYLGYLLFRGYFERSFVAIAISLIIGITYGGLIWGLLPTRSYISWEAHLFGFIGGIVAAKLLAPKT